The following nucleotide sequence is from Trifolium pratense cultivar HEN17-A07 linkage group LG2, ARS_RC_1.1, whole genome shotgun sequence.
GGTATGTAAAAAATACTTGAGCTTCAATTCAATATATTCATTCATCACAGATGAAGTTTTTTGTTGCTATTGTTTtaatagaaagaagaaaaaaaaaaaattactttagggttaaatatatagATTTGTGTGgctggaaatttttttttggactgaATTGGTTTGGTGGTGTTGTGTTTCACTGATAGTTTGATTTGTGCAACCCATTATTTGATCTTAATTGCTTGATTGACTTCCTTTTGAAGAAGGAAGATGTGATATTGATGATTGAGTTCTTGTTATTTATCTTAAGAATTTTGTTGAAGAATTTTGATTGAGGTCTTGTGATAATTTTGTTTAAAGTTATGAGTTTTATTGATGAAATATATGAAGAAGATGAGGAAGaatgagaggaagaagatgaagaaataaaaaaaaatattgtcattttggTCCCAGGACATATCATCATGCCACTTATCCAACTAAGCCTACTCAGCGTGCCACGTGTCCCCAAAAACTGCcacatcagtttttttttgtaaagttaacTGCTATTTTTAACGTCAGGGACCAAAGTGAATAATGAATTGCAGAATCAGGGACTATTTTGTAGTTTTTCTTCAATCAGGGACTAGAATGACAGCAAGTTGCACAgtcagggactaaaatgactgTTTCCCCAATAATTTGTTTATCAAGTTGTGTATTTTATTAGAAGTTCTGCAGTTGCCATGTACTTTAAGTTCTCGATATATGTGCACCTCagagtatttttaaaatgataattGCTATTCGAAAAATGTTTTTGTCCAAATCCAATATCACGAAAACCATACATAGTTTGGATGATAACCTATTCAGAAAAGTTGATAACATCACTGAGGAGTATGGGCGGTTTAGGAAATAAGACTAACACTATTTGATGTCTTACGTCAAGTTATAACTATTCCTAATAGGGTCAGAATCAAATGACacaaactagtttgacaccaaatgttacacctctcagtaacgttttaaccgatataaattttataaaatccactgttggattgaaagtttatatcatatagatcatttatgtaaaacttcagacaaatccaaaatcatttgatatgttattgagatacatcaaaattaacggtttgcgtctttttttatatgacgttaatctttatgtgtcgcaataccatatcaaatgattttggatttgtttgaaactttacacaaatgatctatatgatataaactttcaattcaacggtgaattttataaaatttatatcggttaaaacattattgagaggtgtaacatttggtatcaaactagttggtgtcatttgatatGCAAATGCAACAAAACACTCAGCATGCTAAAATACTGATAAACTGTATTGTCATTGCCATACCTCTGCATCATTGGCCGATTCTATGATAAGAGCCCCATCTAAGGAAAGATTTTCAATGAAAACTTTTTGACCCTTGATTGCGAGTGTAGACCTCTGAGAAATGGAGCAATTTCCACTAACTTTGCTCTTGATTAAAGAAAAAGTCAGACCCCATTTTGGCTTCCATGTGACACGGGGCCAAACTTCAACCTCTTGACCATTGAAAACCTGCAATACTGGATCTGGTACTTGGAAACCAGCctggaaggaaaaaaataacGCAGAGAATTTGTTACAATCTGAACTGTCAATTCAATTATGGTTTTAGCAATTAGCATCTAGGTAGTCAGGACAAAAGCACAAAATACATGAGAATGTGCCGATAGATACACAGTGCAGGAATTCCAAAAAGAATCTAAAACAACGAAGATTCTTAATGGTCAATATCCCGTATGTTCCTGACGTGAATTAGGTCCTGCGATAGACAAGTTACCCTTCGCCAAACCTCTCTTAATGGTCTGATCTATAATTTAACTTTCCTTCGTCTCTTGCCAGTTGCCACATTTAACTATTGGACTATTCTCCTTACAGTGTTTCTATAGGTCTTCTTTGTACATGTCCAAATCATCTAATGCAAGATTATAGCATCCTCTCTACTATGAGGGTAATCTCAAATTTCTCCCAAATAATTCCATTTCTATTCCTATCTTATTTTGTATGACCACTCATTCATGGTAACGTACTCATCTTTCTGACATTAAGTTTAATTTCTAGTTACTTGTTTACCACGCAACAGGAAGCTCTATGCAACATCGCAGGTTTTATAGCagtgtaataatttatttttactctttttatcACATTACACTCAAAACATTCCTGCATTTCATCCGTTCAATTTAGATCTTATGATCGACATCGCTCTCTATCTCTCTGTTATTTTGTATGATGGACTCGGCACACTTAAAACATGAATTGAAATTCTATCGCAAATATTTTCACATTACctaaaaataaatcacaaataTCAACAAAACTAATTCGTGCGGAAAgaacataaaataatttaaagaaaataacATCGAAGTAATAAAATTAACACCTGTGTCATTCAAGACTTACACGTTACAAGGGTAAAATCACGAAATTACCTTTTTGAGAATAATGCTATTTGCACGATAGATGGCCATTTCTCCAGAGGTAGCACTATGGTATGGATTTCCTTTTGGCACCTTCAGACAAAAAAAAGTACACGCAATTATCCATCTTGAAAACCTTTAAGCAGGTTAAGGGCCTATTTGGTTTTTGTTTCCATTATCTGATTTCATTTCTTGTTTTCAACTTTAGTTACAAAAATGCCCCCTTTTCAGTGTATTTCACACTGACAACAATTAATTGTTTTCAATATTTCTTTTACCAAACTTTGAATATAGGAAACAAAGCTGCAATTTTATAGtttaagaaaaaatgaaaatgaaacaaataaTAAGTGAGACCTAAGATACCATTGCTCAAAGGTCAACCTTTTATacaacaaaaaattcaatttgaatacaaaattttaaatatcaCAAACTTGTGGTAAGACCTTTCCAATTTACTTCAATTCAATACTGCATACACTTTACTAGGAAATCAAGCACTCCCACTATTTCCTTTTACCTTCTTTCGTTTCTACACGTATGAACTTTTTGCATTAGAAATTATAATGTATGTAGTACCTTAGCAGCATCCTCAGCATTATTCTTCACAGGTGCATAAGCAAACCATGTTTCCATCACCTACACAGTTACATAGGATCAGTCAGGtagcaccaaaaataaaaacaaaacacccACAAAGTGACATCACAATATGAACTGACTCCATCTATGACTGAAAATATAATCTTGAAGGATGGCAAAGCCAAACTTGATAACCATTGATTAGCTCAAATTTAGGTACTGCTCTCAAATAGATAATATACCGTGAACCCAACCCTGGCAGTTGGGGGCAATGTTTTTGGATAGTCTTGCATCATACATTCAAGTCGAGTTGAagatttaaatgcagttttgctgGCATCTTTGTACCTGTAGAGAGTAAATATAACATTGTGGATGTAATATAtcaggaaaaaaataataatatagtgaGAGAAAATTATGTCAACATAGATTTTTCCTCATGTTGTTCATGAAAACTTTCTGATGAAATATTGCTAGTTCAAGAACAAACTAATTGGAATAGCTCACATGTAAAGAATAACATCGATCATCTATCtagaaaaaaaatggtaaagCAAAGTCTGATGTAACAACAAAGCATAGTTGAAGCATGCTACACCAAAGTGATGAAgtaaaatactaataatattgTATAGTGATTATTTGAAAGAAGCATTACTTTGGGTTAACAAACTCCTGTATGGCACCTCCTGTTTTTGCGAGCTCTTCCATGTAAGGACCAAGTTCTAAAATCAACTGGCAGAAAAAGTAAGATATCGTCACTAAGTAATCATGGCATAATCATGATACAATTCAACTGTAGAAGGATATGATGTTAAGCCACGGTTTTCAGAGTTTGATATATCTAGTATTCAAATCCCAAAACATGATGCATCATGATCTGAGAGCTAACACCATATAACATGATAACAATGCAGATAAGCATACTATCAAATCAGCCCAACAATAGACGGGACGATAACATTGAGATAAGTATGAAAAATGATTACTTGGTTTATATTTCCTGGAAATGGGGAGAAACCGGTCTCACTGTTGACATCACCATCAGGGTATCCACTTGCTCTCAGAAGTGGATCTAGCTGATTGTACTCCACGTTTATCACCATAGACCTCCCTGTTATTTTAATGAGCGTGTGCTAAAATATTAATTCAGGAAAATCCATAAAAATGAGATTGACGTAATGAAGTCGAGAGatatattatttctataatataatgttaataaatttgaataaaaccTCCATGCAtgtaatattataatttcaatCAAATGTCCAAGATTTCAAATTGTGATCTCACACCAAATActttttctgaaaaaaaaaaggatctaCCCTAGCAACTATTTACTGGTAGCATTTTAGTTCTCAAGAAAATAAGAACAGAGAGTGGTAGAAACACAATTGAGGGGATGAAAAAGCTACATGGCTCATTTAGCTGTCAAAGATTTACAATTATGACTTGTATTAGTTCAAGTGAATAGTTTGAAGATCAACATCAAAATTGTTTCAGCATTATACCTTCTATTATGCATCATGCAAGTTTATTATTCTCATCCACAATTaaataagggttaaatatgtttttggtccctatagttttccAGAATTTTCGTTTCAGTCCCTGAAGAttattttcacactttttagtccctgaagttttttccgtcaaggtttttagtccctacttttaatcaaactattgcatactttcacatttttgaatgatcttttatattcatgtttataatattataagaacatctccgataaaaatttagatttttttaacataagatgaattatttatgaatttttatgggcaaaaaactaaaaaattcatatttaattcatctcttgttaaaaaaatttaaacttttgtaagatagattcatataatgtactaaacatgaccgcagaaaaaaaatttaaaatttcgaatgatatgcATGGGCTGAATGAAAAgtaaggactaaaaacatatttaacccttaaaatAACATATGCGACTCCAAACTCAGTAATAATTTCTTTGTCGATGAGGGATGAAACAATCAACTTACCATCAGAATGGGTGAGCCTGGTAATTCCACCAATAGCTTCTTTTGCTTTCCGAGGTACTGCAAGAGAATTGACCTGGTACTGTTTGGTAGAACTGACACCCAGTGCTGATGGAATTGCCTAAATCCACAAATTTCTagaaaataaatactaaaaatatACCGATGGATTAGTTAAAAGTATGAAATGCTAAAGCAACTAACCTTGAAGAGAAGTCCATTTGTATCTTGGAAAAAGAGAACCCATTTCAACCCAGCATCATGCCTAACAAAATATAGattcatcaaatcaaatttatGATCAATGCatatcaacaaaaaacaaagagCCATTTTCTCTACTTAATTCTTGGGATTTTAGAAGACAATCttatcaatttataaaattgGCATCCgataattttagttttatgtAAGCTTTTTGTGCCCAAATATGCTCAGAAATTATTAAGTTACTGAGGAATATgtatttatcaataaaaatgaaattgaagacATACAAACAGGTCTTATAAAAGATCAATAAACTGTTTGAGTCATACCATACTTTCAGAATACCGCTGGAATGAAGAAGTGAATGCACATCACCATGCCCATGAGGTTTTGTCTACCCAAAGAGAAATCGTTAATAGAACGCACTTTGTTTGAAAATCCAATATATAAGGTTAATAGAACACATTTCGTTCTCTGCCTCCAACAATACCTGAATTCTGTATCTGTTTTTTGGATCCAATGCAAGCCTGGCATCATTATCATCTAAGCATGCAACTTTTTCCTAAATCATGTTCAAATTTAAtagtttaataattaaaaaactgAAAGCCAGTTTTAACTTTCTACAAGACATTAAAAAATGTACCTGCTTTAAAAGTGTCACTTGTGTGGGTTTCATGCCAAAGTAAGAATTTGATTCTAATAGTTCTAAGGTACGCCCGTGGGTGTCATCAGATGTCATAATAACAAATGGAATTTGTGCCTTGCTTTCGCCTGAATGTTGAAAAGCACACTCATTACTAGAAAATACTTTGAAATATTATAGTTAATAAATATCATAGTTAATATTAATAACCACAAGAGAATAGGCTACTGTTTGaaagaaaggaagaaaaataAACTCCAAAAGTAGTTTTTCTTTCTCTAGTGTGGAAATATTTTTTGGAAAGCGTTATATCAGAAGTAAAAAAGGCATTTTGCCTAAATTCCTATATTTGGTGTCACAGTCAACTGTTACAACTCTTTTTAGGAGGGAAAGATGACATACATGTCATTTTAAGAATATTTTCACATAACACGTAAATTTCTGTAAAAATACTCGGATGAAAAtactttttaagaaaaaatatttcacCAGAAATGTTTTCTAGGGAGTTATTTTCTACTGATTTTTGTTTCTTCCAAAATCAAGTCATTCTCcttaaaaattatatcatatagtAAAAGTTATGTTCCATCATAAAATAGGCCCTCAGTAATGTAAATTGGGTATAATTTAAACAGGCCGTCAACACAAGTTTCTCAAAGTCTTTTGTTTTATCACATTCGCAACAAAATTAGATGGATAAATATGACTCTATATTGAGAAGAAAATTAGGACTGACCTTCTGAGCTTGCTTCTTGAAGTGCCAATATGGATTCAATGTAATGTTGTAAGAAACATGTCCCTGTAGTTGTTTCTGCTGGAAGAGCAACCTAAAACAAGAATAGCAGAAGCTATGGTTAAGAATTAGTATTTAATCCTTTCTCATGTCAGAATTGTCCATACACAACAAACACGTGGCACAAAAAAGCCGTTTATAAAGTACCAAACTAGAGCTAAAGCTATGAAAAAGTATTAGTCCTTATGTTTCAGTATTAGAGATTGAAGTTTGAACTAAGTTGCTTAGACATACTTGCATCTACATGCATACCTTACACTACTTTGTTTTGGAAGCAGGAGAAAGGAGAAGATTCTATTTGTGGAAATAAGATAAATATCGTAAGTGACAGAATAAATAGTCCTCCAAgcaaattacaaaaaaaatacaacacagaatttaaagagaaaaataacGACCCCAAAATTAAAACAGACCAGAGCTACATTAAAATCAATATTAAGTTATCCTTGTAAACATCAAAAGAGCTTTGTTGTGATTTGTGATGGGGCGATTCacagaaattattaaaattattttgaaatattaatttaCATGAGAATAAAACCCtccaattcaaatttcaaagtaAGATTTGTAGTGGCAGATGAGAGGGTACTCAACAtcaagaaaatgaaatgtttattcatgaataaatttaaagaactGGTACTCCGAACGAATCTACGGTATACTTAGATATGGATTGTTTAAAAGAATCATCCCAGTCTAAGCACATGGCTTCTTCAACAGATAATTTAGTTAATGACAAATTTGCCAATGCGTTTGGAGTTAGGTTCCTCGTCACAATCTTTATTTAATCAAGATCCACCAAAAACTTCCTAATGTACTTGgcatttaatttgattttgctCCTTCAGTAATTTATTTTAAGCTCTGCAGCTACTTGAAAATTTTGGTTTTCATAGTACTCAAGATTTCAAGTTGATAAGATCACCAAACACCATAAAATGGATGTTGATTGATTTTGACAAAAGAACAACCATCTTTATACATACAAGATGCCATCATCACAAAGAATGACAGAGCGATAATATTGATAAGTTATACCTTAATCCCATTGTATCCTAGACGCTCCCCAAGACCGCCAGCAACAAGAACAAATGCAGCTCTTTTAGCTTCACGCACACCTGCTTCCTCAAATTTGATGAAGTTCTCATCACCAAATGCCAATGTCTCACCAGTTGGAACCTGAAAAATCATTACTGTTACTAAACAgtgtttcttttaaaaaaaaataaaaaataaacagtcTTACATAGGCTTTGTTTGGAAAAAACATAGTGGATAGCTAATAACTAGCTTATAGTGGATGAGCCTATAGCTTGTAGCGAATAAACATAGCTAATCAAAtctgtagtgtttggtaaaattggcggttgaactagcttatcaatatgaaatgacataaagggcctgtttggattaacttatatttttagcttacgaaaaatagcttatgcaaataaatgagtttttatgttaattcataagttctcgctagtaaaaattgtatcttcataagctATTATTTCACAAAATACCTcaacaaacttataaataatacataaaagcttatttattcgtataagttattttgaataagcacaaacaaaaaattcaaattcgaTAGCATGACTATacatatagatataaatatagaaTTCCAATACACAATgttgaaaatataataataaaatgtgaCTTACGGAAGGAGTGAAACCATCAAAAGGGTTAGTTCCAGCTTTAGAATCAGCCAAGAGTCGTTTAGCGTTTTTGATATATGCAACCAAACCACCAGGGTAACTAGAATCAAGAAGAACAAGCTAACAAAAAGGCAGTGTCGtttagataataataataataataataataataataatgagatCTATAATTGAATGGATGAAAGGAAACCTGATCGAAGAATGCTTTCTTCTCGGCGTCGTCGACGCCGGGAGCAGGCCAATTGTTAAACAGATGGGATTGGCCATTATCCAATAGAGTCTTGACCAAGTCTTGCTGTTGAGGCGAGAGAAGGTTGAAATTGTCGCcgagggaagaagaagaagccatGGAAGAGAGTGAGAGTGGAGAAGAAGAAACAGAAGAGAAGAGACAAGAAcgtgaaattgaaattgaaatgaaatgaattatTAGGTTGGATctgattttgattgttaaggtaagttttgaaattgaattattTGAGTTTCAGAATTGAACAACAACATCTCAATCTCAATCTCAGTCACTACCTGAAGGCACGGTTCACCTTTAGTTTGTTAACCGGGGCCCATATCACACACGTGGcaaagttttaattattttattaaaatttttgtaatgatgatgatgatttaacttattttaaaggtttaattaatttgaatcaTTGTCCCTATCTTTTTTTCTCTTATCTCCTAAgttctaaccctagccgtcaccttttttcttcttcttagtttatcaaagaggagtgatttcaggtcaaatcttgacctaaaatcacccctccaaattgttttttctttctcgttattaaataagtgtgatttttcacatatttgtttggttttgtgttatttgttatctcgtccttgtgcggtgtattctgttgtgccgtctctgtgcggtgtattttgttttcccgtctttgtgcggtgttcatttgtttcaggttgaagaattagatccgatcaagtacaaatctatccaatgtcgacttttATGTtatcaacgctgcagatctggaggcatggacattccagacacttcaatatagtcatatatgtaggcttatgtaatttgccgtttatgctattaacatggatgctgtgagtttgtttgcagattcatcctttttgtttttagcaaatttgaatttgtattacatcgatgtactctatcagtttgaatgaataaatatcctttatttttagtcaaaaaaaaaatttaatttgaatcaTTAGTAGTATGTTAGTCTATACGAGattatttgttttgatattatttacgtgtttattttttgatatattatttgagtaatttgatttaaaattttatgataaaatttaGATAGGTTTTGCAttatactagtcccacacccgtgcgatgcacgggtattatgaggtattttatattgtaatgttgaaaaatcattcgtataaattgaaacaataagtattatgaaaattataataataacatcaacaacaacaaaataataataataaaaaagtgatgtaaatataagatagatattaaagatgtgtttatacatttcgaaaagattacaatggatcatattgcatctaccaaaataagttggtaatccataaattgtcatgtcgctatgaaaactgtttgtggtcatactcatacactgtgcatttgattcttaattggacactataattcaatatatagtataaaagattaattaatgcgtataatttagtaaaacctattattattagttgagtgagtgtataatgaaaagtcataggtatataaatgtaggcatatgaaaaagtgtatagagatgacaatgatgtaagtagaagtgatgtggcattattgagtggtttaattgtatattagTGACTGACCtggattagggttagattagtggttgcacaactatctaggaattatatatatagatgtttatacatttaaaaaacttatttatacatcacatttgaagttactttgttATCTTCTtaattaacattgattagcaatatctttaactcattcttcaaaataactatggaaatgaaaacatataattgaccatggaaaacaatcgatgctgaaacataagtttttatttaattatattataaatctcattggaggattctgagttggataaactacttcattatctcttaccaaaaaactactgtattatcgaatttaacatttatattaatttgaaacttattggagcaaagataaaccaacttaactcatactcaaatatcgaatatgataaaaatcatacagggcataacaaccattagtaaaatttattttatctattttttttactaacattagaaagtagtcctgacaatcgaccaactccttatatttataaagattagacaaaagattattagcaaaaacattaatttttttgaaaaaaagacaataaaatacacaaaataataaaatgaacaaaaaaatttaaaatgaataataacccaaaataataataataataataataataataattattattattattattattattattattattattattattattattattattattataataattattattattattattattattattataattagtaccccacattaaatggatgtaagtggatgatgtggctaaatgaaaggttttcattggtttgtggattagggtttagataggcaattccacaactatctaggatttatatatatagataagtTTAACGATGTTACACGATAGGGCGAAATGAAGAATAGTATTTCGCTTCCCGTTTTACACTATTAGAAAATAGATTATTTCTCTCATCTTCATATAATGGTcctataaatataaaacaacTATAAACTCGATtctcaaatgaaaatttaattagtgaatgaatattttttttatagaaaaaaaaagtgtacctTATTATGTAAGAATAAGGTAAGATTACTCCGtctgagaaaaaaaaattg
It contains:
- the LOC123909387 gene encoding UDP-sugar pyrophospharylase codes for the protein MASSSSLGDNFNLLSPQQQDLVKTLLDNGQSHLFNNWPAPGVDDAEKKAFFDQLVLLDSSYPGGLVAYIKNAKRLLADSKAGTNPFDGFTPSVPTGETLAFGDENFIKFEEAGVREAKRAAFVLVAGGLGERLGYNGIKVALPAETTTGTCFLQHYIESILALQEASSEGESKAQIPFVIMTSDDTHGRTLELLESNSYFGMKPTQVTLLKQEKVACLDDNDARLALDPKNRYRIQTKPHGHGDVHSLLHSSGILKVWHDAGLKWVLFFQDTNGLLFKAIPSALGVSSTKQYQVNSLAVPRKAKEAIGGITRLTHSDGRSMVINVEYNQLDPLLRASGYPDGDVNSETGFSPFPGNINQLILELGPYMEELAKTGGAIQEFVNPKYKDASKTAFKSSTRLECMMQDYPKTLPPTARVGFTVMETWFAYAPVKNNAEDAAKVPKGNPYHSATSGEMAIYRANSIILKKAGFQVPDPVLQVFNGQEVEVWPRVTWKPKWGLTFSLIKSKVSGNCSISQRSTLAIKGQKVFIENLSLDGALIIESANDAEVNVGGSVQNKGWTIEPVDYKDSSEPEVLRIRGFKFNKVEQVEEKYSEPGKFQFKKA